GAGGCCGCACAGGGCCTCTCCGGAGGGGCTGAGGGAGGCCGCCTAGGCGGCCTTCTCCAGGGTCACCAGGGTGAGCTTGGGGCCGAGTTCGCGGGTGCCGACCTGCGCGTACCCCTTGCTGCGGTAGAGGCGGAGATTGCCCTCGCTGCGGTGGCCGGTGAAGAGCTGGAAGCGCTTGGCGGACGCCGTCTCCTCCGCCTCCGAGGCGAAGTGGCGCTCGATGCCGTCGAGGAGGCGGCCGCCGAGGCCGTGCCGCTGCATGCGCGGGTGGACGATCAGCTTGGCGATCCGCACCGTGCCCTCCTCGTCGAGGCGGGCCCGTACGGAGGCGACGACCTCGTCGCCGAGCCGGGCCACGAGCCCGTACCCCTCGTCCAGTTCGGCGCGCAGGGCGTCGAGCGACTGGGTGAGCGGTTCGATGGACCAGTCCCCGTACAGCTCCGCCTCGCTCTGGTAGCAGAGGTACTGCAGCTTCAGGATGTGCTCCGCGTCCTGCGGTTCCGCTGCTGAGATGGTCACACTCAGGCCCATGTGTGCACGCCTCCCGCTCATCTGGTCGATCATCGGTTTACCGCACCCTTCCCCGTCGACCCGGGGCGGGAACCTCTGCCGCCAGCATTCTGCGCAAACATCCCAGGCAACGGGAACGCATCGGCCCCAGACTGCCCTGTGAGATACCCAACTCTCCTGCGATTTCCCGGTAAGTGGGGTCCTCCGGGTCGAGCATCGCGGTGAGCACCTTCGGGCAGCGGCCGGGTGTCCTGGTGACGGCCGCGCGCAGGGTGCGGCGGCCCTCGGCGGCGAGGAGGGAGTGTTCCGGCTCGGCGCCGCCCGGCTCGTGGACGGGTTCGTCCCGGTACGGGCGTTCGCGGTCGTGGGTCCTGCGGGCGCGGCGCGCCTCCGCGCGGACGGCGCGGCGCAGCCATTCGGCGGGCCGTTCGGGGGCGGTGCCGGTCTCCTGGAGCTGCTCCAGGAGGCGGAGCCAGACGGCCTGTTCGAGGTCGCCCGGGTCGACGCCGGCGGCCGGCGCCTCGGCGTCGGACTCGGCGGAGAGCAGCGGGGCGAGGGCGGCGAGGAGGCCGGGGGCCTGCGCTCCGGGGGCCTGCGCTTCCGGGGCGGGGGTGGTCTCGGGGGAGGTCATGACCGGCACGATGCCGGGGTGCGCGGCCGTGGTTGCGGTGCGGGGCGTAAACCACCCGGGAGGGGGTCGTACGGGTGCGGCGGCCCGGCCCGTACGACCCCCTCGTCGGGTCAGTCGCGGGCGGTGAGGTCCGCGGCGGCGAGCCGGGCGGTGTCCGGGTTGTCGGAGAAGATGCCGTCGATCCCCGTCTCCAGGTACCGCTTCAGCGCTCCGAAGGCGTCGCCGTACGCCGTCGGGTCCGTGCCCTTGCGGAAGTCCGCGGGCAGGAAGGTGTTCTCGTTGCGGTGCGTGTACGGGTGGAGGATCAGCCCCTCGGCGTGCGCGTCGCGGACCAGGGTGGTCGGGGTGCCGAGCCGGCCGCTCGCGTCCTTCGGGATGACCAGGTCGAGCGTGGGGCCGATGCCCTGCGCGTACGAGGCGATCCAGGCGAGGCCCTCGGGCGTGACCAGGTCGGCGACCGTGCGCGGGTCCCCGGCCTCGACGAAGTCCCAGGGGCGGCTGCTCGGGCCGGAGAGCAGGACGACGCCCGGGGCGTCCACCAGCTTCTTCAGGCGCTGGATGCTGCTGGGCTCGAAGGACTGGAGGAAGACCGGGGAGTTCGCGCGGTGGCGTCCGTACCGGCGCAGGAGCTTCGCGAGGCGCTCCTCCAGGCCGAGGCCGAGGGAGCGGAAGTAGCTGGGGTGCTTGGTCTCGACGTGGAGCCAGATCTCGCGGCCCCGGCGGCGGCCCTCCTCCTCCGCCCACTCGAGGACCTCCTCGAAGGTGGGGACCGTCCAGCGGCCGTCGTAGAGGGTGTTCTCCTGGCGAGTGCCGGGGATGCGCTCCTTGGCCCGCAGGGTCTTGAGCTCGGCGAGCGTGAAGTCCTCGGTGAACCAGCCGGTGAGGGCGACGCCGTCGACGGTCTTGGTGGTCTTCCGGGAGGCGAACTCGGGGTGGTCGGCGACGTCGGTGGTGCCGGTGATGTCGTTCTCGTGGCGGCAGACCAGGTGCCCGTCGCGGGTGGGGACGAGGTCCTGCTCGACGACGTGGGCGCCGATGTCGAGGGCGTGGCGGTAGGAGCCGAGGGTGTGCTCGGGGCGGTAGCCGGCGGAGCCGCGGTGGCCGATGACGGTGGGGACGGGGAGGGAGCGGTAGCCGTGGCCGCGGCCGGGCGTGCGGTCCTCGGCCAGGTCCGCGTCGGCGGCCTGCGCGGTGCCGGTGCCGGCCGCGAGGGCCGTGGAGGCGCCGAGGACGGTGGCGCCCGCCGCTCCGAGAACCGTGCGCCGTGCCGGGGTCCGGCGTTCGCCCTGGGTCATGGGGGATCCTCCTGTGTGAGCCGCGGTGTGATGTCCCGCACCTGTCAACTGTTGTCCCCGACGCTAGGCAGCGGGGCCCTACGGGCGGCAGACCTCGGCCGAACATGGCGGAAACACACGTCAACACTGCGTATCCGTTCGGTGAACCCGATGTGCGCGTGAGGGTGACCCGCGAGTATCGTCGCCAGCTGCAACCGTCGTCTCGACAACTCGACCGACCCGCTTCCCACCGGAGGAACCGTTGTCCCGTCATGCGATCATCAAGGCAGTGCTCGGGCCGGTCATGCGCCTGATGTTCCGCCCCCGCGTGGAGGGCGTCGAGAACATCCCCGGGACGGGGCCCGTGATCCTCGCCGGCAACCACCTGACCTTCATCGACTCGATGATCATGCCGATCTGCCTGGACCGTCCGGTCTACTTCATCGGCAAGGACGAGTACGTGACGGGCAAGGGCATCAAGGGCCGGGCGATGGCCTGGTTCTTCACCAGCGTCGGCATGATCCCGGTGGACCGGGACGGCGGCCGCGGTGGTGTGGCGGCGCTGATGACCGGCCGCCGTGTCCTTGAGGAGGGCAAGATCTTCTCGATCTACCCGGAGGGCACCCGCTCCCCCGACGGCCGTCTCTACCGGGGCCGTACGGGCATCGCGCGGCTGACCCTGATGACGGGCGCGCCGGTGGTGCCGTTCGCGATGATCGGCACCGACAAGATCCAGCCGGGCGGGGCGGGCTTCCCGCGCCCGGGCCGGGTGACGGTCCGCTTCGGCGAGGCGATGGAGTTCTCGCGGTACGACGGGATGGACCGCGACCGGTACGTCCTGCGGGCGGTGACGGACTCGGTGATGGCCGAGGTGATGCGGCTGTCCGGGCAGGAGTACGTGGACATGTACGCCACGAAGGCGAAGGCCGCGTAACTCTGGCTCTGTACGTCGAAGTGCCCCGTACGGCTCGTGGCCGTACGGGGCACTTTCGCGTCCACGGGGTGCGTCAGTGCTCGACGCCCTCCTCCAGCTTCTGGCCCCTGAGGAGGAACCAGGCCGCGACCGCCGTCGCGAGGAGGACGGCCGCGCCGACGCCCGCCGCGATCCGCAGGCCGTCGACGAAGGCCTCCTGGGCGGAGGCGACCAGGGCGGTCGCCGTCTCGGGGATCAGGCCCGCGGAGGCCTCGACCGCGCCGCCGAGCGACTCGTGGGCGGCCGACGCGATGTCCGAGGGGACGCCGGCCGGGGTGGCGAAGCCCTGGTAGACGCCGGTCACGATGGAGCCGAGGATGGCGATGCCGAGCGCGGCGCCGAGTTCGTACGCGGTCTCGGAGACGGCGGAGGCGGAACCGGCCTGTTCCTTCGGGACGCTGGAGAGGATCACGTCCGCGGTCACCGTGAAGGAGAAGCCCGCGCCCACGCCCACGACGAGCAGGGCGGCGCCGAGGAGCGGGTAGCCGGTGTGCTGGTCGAGCGTCGTCAGGACGGCGAGGGAGAGGCCGACCGCCGCGAGCCCGCCGGCCACCACGGACCGTACGGAGAAGCGGCGGGCCACGACACCGGCGACCAGACCGGCCGTCACCGCGCCGATCGCGGCCGGCAGTTCGGCGAGTCCGGCCTCCAGGGGCTGGCGGCCCTGGACCAGCTGGAAGAACTGGGACAGGAAGAACACCAGGCCGGAGAGGCCGAGGATGGTCAGCAGGTCGGCGAGGACGGCACCGGAGAAGCCCCGGTGGCGGAAGAGCCGCATGTCCAGGAGCGGCGCGGGCAGGGTCAGCTGCCTGCGGACGAACCAGGTCAGGGCGGCGGCGCCGAGGAGGGCGGCGACGCCGGCGTCGAGGGAGAGGCCGTGGGAGGCCAGTTCCTTGACCGCGTACACGATTCCGATGACGCCGACGAGGGAGAGGGCGACGCTGGGGAGGTCCCAGGGGCCGGGGTTCGGGTTCTTCGACTCGGGGATCAGCTTGATGCCGACGAGGACGAGGACGGCCATGACGGGCAGGTTGATGAGGAAGACCGAGCCCCACCAGAAGTGCTCCAGGAGGAACCCGCCGACGACCGGTCCGACGGCGGCGCCGGCCGAGGCCATGGCACCCCAGATGCCGATGGCGAGGCTGCGCTCGCGGGGGTCGTGGAAGAGGTTGCGGATGAGCGCCAGGGTCGAGGGCATCAGGGTCGCGCCGGCGACGCCGAGGAGGGCGCGGGCGACGATCATCATCTCGGGGCTGGTCGCGTAGGCGTTCAGGACCGAGAGGGCGCCGAAGGCGGCGGCGCCGATCAGCAGGAGCTTCTTG
The DNA window shown above is from Streptomyces vietnamensis and carries:
- a CDS encoding glycerophosphodiester phosphodiesterase, producing the protein MTQGERRTPARRTVLGAAGATVLGASTALAAGTGTAQAADADLAEDRTPGRGHGYRSLPVPTVIGHRGSAGYRPEHTLGSYRHALDIGAHVVEQDLVPTRDGHLVCRHENDITGTTDVADHPEFASRKTTKTVDGVALTGWFTEDFTLAELKTLRAKERIPGTRQENTLYDGRWTVPTFEEVLEWAEEEGRRRGREIWLHVETKHPSYFRSLGLGLEERLAKLLRRYGRHRANSPVFLQSFEPSSIQRLKKLVDAPGVVLLSGPSSRPWDFVEAGDPRTVADLVTPEGLAWIASYAQGIGPTLDLVIPKDASGRLGTPTTLVRDAHAEGLILHPYTHRNENTFLPADFRKGTDPTAYGDAFGALKRYLETGIDGIFSDNPDTARLAAADLTARD
- a CDS encoding GNAT family N-acetyltransferase, whose product is MGLSVTISAAEPQDAEHILKLQYLCYQSEAELYGDWSIEPLTQSLDALRAELDEGYGLVARLGDEVVASVRARLDEEGTVRIAKLIVHPRMQRHGLGGRLLDGIERHFASEAEETASAKRFQLFTGHRSEGNLRLYRSKGYAQVGTRELGPKLTLVTLEKAA
- a CDS encoding MFS transporter encodes the protein MTTDSIKTESHIEGVHRPGRWLALSVLVLAVLLVAVDATVLGLATPFLSEDLKPTGTQLLWIGDVYSFVIAGLLVSMGSLGDRIGRKKLLLIGAAAFGALSVLNAYATSPEMMIVARALLGVAGATLMPSTLALIRNLFHDPRERSLAIGIWGAMASAGAAVGPVVGGFLLEHFWWGSVFLINLPVMAVLVLVGIKLIPESKNPNPGPWDLPSVALSLVGVIGIVYAVKELASHGLSLDAGVAALLGAAALTWFVRRQLTLPAPLLDMRLFRHRGFSGAVLADLLTILGLSGLVFFLSQFFQLVQGRQPLEAGLAELPAAIGAVTAGLVAGVVARRFSVRSVVAGGLAAVGLSLAVLTTLDQHTGYPLLGAALLVVGVGAGFSFTVTADVILSSVPKEQAGSASAVSETAYELGAALGIAILGSIVTGVYQGFATPAGVPSDIASAAHESLGGAVEASAGLIPETATALVASAQEAFVDGLRIAAGVGAAVLLATAVAAWFLLRGQKLEEGVEH
- a CDS encoding lysophospholipid acyltransferase family protein, which translates into the protein MSRHAIIKAVLGPVMRLMFRPRVEGVENIPGTGPVILAGNHLTFIDSMIMPICLDRPVYFIGKDEYVTGKGIKGRAMAWFFTSVGMIPVDRDGGRGGVAALMTGRRVLEEGKIFSIYPEGTRSPDGRLYRGRTGIARLTLMTGAPVVPFAMIGTDKIQPGGAGFPRPGRVTVRFGEAMEFSRYDGMDRDRYVLRAVTDSVMAEVMRLSGQEYVDMYATKAKAA
- a CDS encoding sigma-70 family RNA polymerase sigma factor, whose translation is MTSPETTPAPEAQAPGAQAPGLLAALAPLLSAESDAEAPAAGVDPGDLEQAVWLRLLEQLQETGTAPERPAEWLRRAVRAEARRARRTHDRERPYRDEPVHEPGGAEPEHSLLAAEGRRTLRAAVTRTPGRCPKVLTAMLDPEDPTYREIAGELGISQGSLGPMRSRCLGCLRRMLAAEVPAPGRRGRVR